A DNA window from Thalassospiraceae bacterium LMO-JJ14 contains the following coding sequences:
- the recO gene encoding DNA repair protein RecO, translating into MDWQDDGIILSVRKHGESSAIVNVLTRGHGRHAGLVRGGSGKRLNGILQPGNKVQARWHARLPEHLGNYTVEPMKAYAAAALSDARRLAALTSACALIEASLPEREPHPAILDGFEILLGALEDDSVWPVIYVKWEIGLLAELGFGLDLAHCAATGTTEDLTYVSPRTGRAVSTAAAMPYKERLLPLPAFLIDRNAEADIASGLQLTGYFLENHVFQHRDTELPAARRRLAERFRK; encoded by the coding sequence ATGGACTGGCAGGACGACGGCATCATACTCAGCGTGCGCAAGCATGGCGAAAGCTCGGCCATCGTGAACGTTCTGACACGCGGACACGGGCGCCATGCCGGGCTTGTCCGCGGCGGCAGCGGCAAACGCCTGAACGGCATCCTGCAGCCGGGGAACAAGGTGCAAGCCAGATGGCATGCGCGTCTGCCTGAACACCTCGGCAACTACACCGTCGAGCCGATGAAAGCCTATGCGGCTGCCGCGCTTTCGGATGCCAGAAGACTGGCTGCGCTGACGTCGGCCTGTGCCCTGATCGAAGCGTCGCTGCCGGAGCGCGAACCGCATCCGGCGATTCTTGACGGCTTCGAGATTCTCCTGGGGGCACTCGAAGACGACAGTGTATGGCCGGTGATCTATGTGAAGTGGGAAATCGGCTTGCTGGCGGAACTGGGCTTCGGCCTCGATCTTGCGCATTGCGCCGCGACCGGCACCACCGAGGACCTGACCTATGTCTCGCCCCGCACAGGCCGCGCGGTTTCGACCGCTGCCGCCATGCCCTACAAGGAGCGGCTTCTGCCGTTGCCGGCGTTTCTGATCGACCGCAATGCCGAAGCAGACATCGCAAGCGGCCTGCAACTGACCGGATATTTCCTCGAAAATCATGTGTTTCAGCACCGCGATACAGAGTTACCGGCGGCGCGGCGACGTTTGGCTGAGCGTTTCCGCAAGTGA
- a CDS encoding cupin domain-containing protein translates to MTGASGFGSFPKQHREFFNALDEDGWETVDGFDGIESKVLSGRFDDASGAVTRITRWAAGTVSPDLSVHDWCEEVFIVSGTLIIGTPENEETVLAPGTYAVRPPHVPHGPFFTRDGCVMLEFLYYPPA, encoded by the coding sequence ATGACAGGCGCATCCGGCTTCGGCTCATTTCCCAAGCAACATCGCGAATTCTTCAACGCCCTGGACGAAGACGGCTGGGAAACAGTCGATGGTTTTGACGGCATCGAGAGCAAGGTGCTTTCCGGCCGCTTTGACGATGCATCGGGGGCCGTCACCCGCATCACACGCTGGGCCGCCGGCACGGTATCGCCGGATCTGTCGGTTCATGACTGGTGCGAGGAAGTCTTTATCGTTTCCGGCACGTTGATCATCGGCACGCCGGAAAATGAGGAAACGGTCCTGGCACCCGGCACTTACGCCGTGCGTCCACCGCACGTGCCGCACGGCCCGTTTTTCACGCGGGACGGCTGCGTCATGCTGGAATTTCTGTACTACCCGCCAGCGTAA
- a CDS encoding acyclic terpene utilization AtuA family protein: MSPIRLMATTGILGYGFTEEAFHAGIAMKPDIIACDAGSSDPGPHYLGSGTAFVSRAAAKRDLGLMVTAGFEHKIPVMIGSAGGSGSDAQVDWVLDILDEICREHDIAPKVSVIRTQQTKDLLYKKLAAGKIAPLGPIDDLTGEDINAATRIVAMVGPEAYQQALSDGAEVVIAGRSTDAALFAALPLMRGADAGLSWHLAKIIECGAQVVEPREGQDCVIGTIYDDHFTVEPGHPDRRCTVTRVSAHTLYENPEPYRLKEPDGTLVTDECRFEQLEERIVKVSASRYEPSDTYTVKLEGARQIGYRTVFIAGIRDPILIDGIDDFVKSCRQRIERDVGALGIEAADYTLSIHLYGKNAVMGALEPEADSPVHELGLLLDVLGRTEDISRAVLAKSRYAFLHTDFPGRMCISGNLAIPFSPSDMHIGPVYEFNIWHVMECDDPMEPVRMEWHDFKEAR; this comes from the coding sequence ATGTCACCCATCAGATTGATGGCGACCACGGGGATTCTCGGCTACGGATTTACCGAGGAAGCGTTCCACGCGGGTATTGCCATGAAACCGGATATTATAGCCTGTGATGCGGGGTCATCGGATCCCGGGCCGCATTATCTGGGCAGCGGTACGGCCTTTGTGTCACGCGCCGCGGCAAAACGCGATCTCGGTCTGATGGTTACGGCAGGATTTGAGCATAAAATCCCGGTGATGATCGGTTCTGCCGGCGGCAGCGGATCGGATGCACAGGTCGACTGGGTACTGGATATTCTCGATGAGATATGCCGCGAACATGATATTGCCCCCAAAGTCAGTGTGATCCGCACCCAGCAGACTAAAGACCTGCTGTACAAGAAACTGGCGGCCGGGAAAATCGCTCCGCTCGGCCCGATCGATGATCTGACCGGCGAAGACATCAATGCTGCAACGCGGATCGTCGCCATGGTTGGGCCAGAAGCCTATCAGCAGGCCTTGTCCGATGGCGCAGAGGTGGTGATTGCCGGGCGCAGTACCGATGCTGCACTATTCGCCGCCCTACCACTGATGCGCGGCGCCGATGCGGGGCTATCTTGGCATCTGGCGAAAATCATCGAATGCGGGGCACAGGTGGTTGAACCCCGCGAGGGTCAGGATTGCGTTATCGGGACGATCTATGACGATCATTTCACCGTCGAGCCGGGACACCCCGACCGCCGCTGCACGGTGACGCGGGTTTCCGCGCATACGCTTTACGAAAATCCGGAACCCTACCGCCTCAAGGAGCCGGACGGGACACTGGTTACGGATGAATGCCGTTTCGAACAACTGGAAGAACGGATCGTCAAAGTTTCCGCCAGCCGTTACGAGCCATCGGATACCTATACGGTGAAACTCGAAGGTGCCCGTCAGATCGGCTATCGTACAGTGTTCATCGCCGGAATCCGTGACCCGATCCTGATCGACGGGATTGATGATTTCGTGAAATCCTGCCGCCAGCGGATCGAGCGCGATGTCGGTGCGCTGGGGATTGAAGCGGCAGACTACACACTATCGATACATCTCTACGGCAAGAATGCAGTCATGGGAGCATTGGAACCGGAAGCCGATAGCCCGGTTCACGAACTTGGGCTTTTGCTCGATGTGCTGGGCCGGACCGAGGACATCAGCCGGGCCGTGCTGGCAAAATCCCGCTATGCATTTTTACACACGGATTTTCCGGGGCGGATGTGCATCTCCGGAAACCTTGCGATCCCCTTTTCTCCATCAGACATGCACATCGGGCCTGTGTATGAATTCAACATCTGGCATGTCATGGAATGCGATGACCCAATGGAACCTGTCCGTATGGAATGGCACGATTTCAAGGAGGCACGGTGA
- the acpS gene encoding holo-ACP synthase has product MIIGIGTDLCDIRRIERTLGRFGDRFIARLYDDYEIKKAMRRENPASSFAQSFAAKEACAKALGTGFRKGVFWRDMVVQNLPTGQPVMLLKGGAKARLDELTPAGMTAKVDVSQTDEYPMAHAMVIISADPPL; this is encoded by the coding sequence GTGATTATCGGCATCGGCACGGATTTATGTGACATCCGCCGTATCGAACGGACGCTCGGGCGTTTCGGTGACCGCTTTATCGCGCGGCTGTATGACGACTATGAAATCAAGAAAGCCATGCGCCGGGAAAATCCGGCGTCGAGCTTTGCACAAAGTTTCGCCGCCAAGGAAGCCTGCGCCAAGGCGCTCGGCACCGGCTTCCGCAAGGGTGTTTTCTGGCGCGACATGGTGGTGCAGAACCTGCCGACGGGGCAGCCGGTCATGCTGTTGAAGGGCGGGGCCAAGGCACGCCTGGACGAACTGACCCCTGCGGGCATGACGGCAAAAGTCGACGTCTCGCAGACCGACGAATACCCGATGGCGCATGCCATGGTGATCATTTCCGCGGACCCGCCATTATGA
- a CDS encoding DUF4387 domain-containing protein, with product MAKLMDIAKVVRGKNAGALQLTLDVMFEDDATYRRVRDCGVLSPRTIAPLYGVTDNEVAIIPFDVARAIKITVPRRIRSGSPGDTDVYGAQQHVPLMKIDIPD from the coding sequence ATGGCAAAACTGATGGATATTGCCAAGGTCGTGCGCGGCAAGAACGCAGGCGCATTGCAACTGACGCTGGACGTCATGTTCGAAGATGATGCAACCTATCGCCGCGTCAGGGATTGCGGCGTGCTTTCGCCGCGTACGATTGCGCCGCTTTATGGCGTGACGGACAATGAAGTCGCGATCATCCCGTTTGACGTGGCTCGGGCGATCAAGATCACGGTGCCGCGGCGCATCCGCTCGGGCTCTCCGGGCGATACCGATGTCTACGGCGCACAGCAGCACGTGCCGCTGATGAAAATCGACATACCCGACTGA
- a CDS encoding TIGR02281 family clan AA aspartic protease has protein sequence MNARVLILIICCIGVAVLIWFLSNAFPGALESDAEQASLVRAFALMVLIGAGLVLSPKLNLRGALKAVFIWGMIGLVLVVGYTLRDDFKIIAQRLGGALVPSIAQQTGAGEITLNRGRDGHFHASAKVNGTTVQFLVDTGASVVTLSRDDAARAGLNPDELTFSQTFRTANGTAFGAPVRIARLSIGDIELADVRAAVMDRGLTGSLLGMSFLERLSSYSVKGDTLSLKR, from the coding sequence ATGAACGCACGCGTCCTGATCCTCATTATCTGCTGCATCGGCGTCGCCGTGCTGATCTGGTTTCTGTCGAACGCGTTCCCCGGCGCGCTGGAAAGCGACGCCGAGCAGGCCAGCCTTGTCCGCGCCTTTGCCCTGATGGTGCTGATCGGCGCCGGGCTGGTCCTGTCACCGAAGCTCAATCTCAGGGGCGCGCTGAAAGCCGTCTTTATCTGGGGCATGATCGGTCTGGTGCTGGTTGTCGGCTATACCCTGCGCGACGATTTCAAAATCATCGCCCAGCGTCTGGGCGGTGCATTGGTGCCTTCGATCGCACAACAAACAGGGGCAGGGGAAATCACCCTGAACCGGGGCCGGGATGGCCACTTCCATGCCAGCGCGAAGGTCAACGGGACAACCGTGCAGTTTCTCGTCGATACCGGCGCCAGCGTCGTCACGCTGAGCCGGGATGATGCCGCGCGTGCCGGGCTGAACCCGGATGAGCTGACGTTTTCGCAAACTTTCCGTACCGCCAACGGCACAGCCTTCGGCGCACCGGTCAGGATCGCACGGCTATCGATCGGGGATATCGAACTCGCCGACGTGCGCGCCGCGGTCATGGACAGAGGGCTGACGGGATCGCTTCTCGGCATGAGCTTCCTCGAGCGCTTGTCATCGTATTCCGTCAAGGGCGATACCCTGTCGTTGAAGCGCTAG
- a CDS encoding esterase-like activity of phytase family protein has product MNKLHIIILAAAILLPLGNSYADSVEVTVTPIPLDNATPQKSKADTLIYRGGLHLSAIDPRFGGFSGLGLSADGLRMISVSDAAVSFSAELTYDQAGNLSGLNNPDLGTLADLDGAPLAGKRWADAEAMSPGVEGEIIIAFERDHRLWRYDPGATVPRVLRPPLELADMPANDGIEALTLLHDGRLLAISEGAPDERASVAWVSNAAGWDVLTYVADKGFRPTGAATLPDGDVVVLERFYTPRAGVRIKIKRISAADIGPGAEITGKLLASLAPPMNVDNFEGIEAVAAAGGKAHIYVISDDNFNRGEQRTLLMMFELTPH; this is encoded by the coding sequence ATGAACAAGCTTCACATCATCATCCTAGCCGCAGCAATTTTGTTGCCTCTTGGCAACTCATACGCCGACAGCGTCGAAGTCACGGTTACGCCGATTCCGCTCGACAATGCCACGCCGCAGAAATCGAAAGCCGATACGTTGATTTATCGCGGCGGTCTGCACTTAAGCGCCATCGACCCCCGTTTCGGCGGATTTTCCGGCCTGGGCTTAAGCGCCGACGGCCTGCGCATGATCAGTGTTTCCGACGCCGCCGTCTCGTTCTCGGCCGAGCTTACTTACGATCAGGCGGGCAATCTTTCAGGCCTGAACAATCCCGATCTCGGCACGCTGGCCGATCTGGACGGCGCACCGCTGGCCGGCAAGCGCTGGGCCGATGCCGAAGCCATGAGCCCCGGCGTCGAGGGAGAGATCATCATCGCCTTCGAGCGTGACCACCGGCTTTGGCGCTACGATCCGGGCGCCACCGTGCCGCGTGTCCTGCGCCCGCCGCTGGAACTCGCCGACATGCCCGCCAATGACGGCATCGAAGCGCTGACGCTGTTGCATGACGGCAGGCTGCTGGCAATCTCGGAAGGCGCACCCGATGAGCGCGCCAGCGTTGCCTGGGTCAGCAATGCCGCAGGCTGGGACGTACTGACCTATGTCGCCGACAAGGGTTTTCGGCCGACCGGGGCGGCGACGCTGCCCGACGGCGACGTCGTGGTGCTGGAACGCTTTTACACGCCACGCGCCGGCGTGCGCATCAAGATCAAGCGCATCAGCGCGGCGGACATCGGCCCCGGTGCGGAAATCACGGGGAAACTGCTGGCCAGTCTGGCGCCGCCTATGAACGTCGACAATTTCGAAGGGATCGAAGCCGTTGCGGCGGCGGGCGGTAAGGCCCACATCTATGTTATCTCCGACGACAACTTCAACCGTGGTGAGCAGCGTACATTGCTGATGATGTTCGAACTGACGCCACACTGA
- a CDS encoding pyridoxine 5'-phosphate synthase, producing MSKALRLGVNIDHVATIRNARGGVHPDPVHAAKLAEKAGADGITAHLREDRRHISDSDIARLMDAIILPLNLEMAATDEMLQIALRHEPHAACIVPEKREERTTEGGLDVAGGFKTLEPVVGALRDKGIRVSLFIEPDPKQLEAASKLGADIIELHTGRYCEVEGEARAQELQRIVDAAAASEDLGLECHAGHGLTFDTVAPIAAIAQVVELNIGHFLIGEAIFSGLDSAIRRMRSLMDKARADMRGERTA from the coding sequence ATGAGCAAAGCACTTCGTCTTGGCGTCAACATCGATCACGTAGCAACCATTCGCAACGCCCGGGGCGGTGTACACCCCGATCCGGTTCATGCCGCCAAACTGGCGGAAAAAGCCGGCGCCGACGGCATCACCGCACACCTTCGCGAAGACCGCCGCCACATTTCCGACAGCGATATCGCACGGCTGATGGACGCCATCATCCTGCCGCTCAATCTTGAAATGGCGGCGACGGACGAGATGCTGCAGATTGCGCTCCGTCACGAACCGCACGCAGCGTGTATCGTCCCTGAAAAGCGCGAAGAACGGACCACCGAAGGCGGCCTTGACGTTGCCGGTGGCTTCAAGACGCTGGAGCCTGTAGTCGGCGCACTCCGCGATAAGGGTATCCGCGTTTCGCTGTTCATCGAACCAGATCCGAAGCAACTCGAAGCGGCGTCGAAACTGGGCGCGGACATCATCGAACTGCACACCGGCCGTTATTGCGAAGTCGAGGGCGAGGCCCGCGCACAGGAACTTCAGCGCATCGTCGATGCCGCGGCGGCGAGCGAGGACCTCGGCCTTGAATGCCATGCCGGACATGGGCTGACGTTCGATACCGTCGCCCCGATTGCCGCCATCGCGCAGGTCGTCGAACTGAACATCGGGCATTTCCTGATCGGCGAAGCGATCTTCTCCGGCCTCGACAGCGCCATTCGCCGCATGCGTTCGCTGATGGACAAGGCCCGCGCCGATATGCGGGGCGAACGCACGGCGTGA
- a CDS encoding PLP-dependent transferase: MTDDNYTNPATIAAAMIGKSDAGTGDVAPQIKPATTYAKGYGYAYYRDDGPGMVDVEQVLMRLEGGQGAMVFASGMAAATCLLTALGPGAHVIAPETMYWYLRSWMLKEAPAFGLRVTLYPNGDLAAMQAAIEPGATKAVWIETPANPDWSITDIAAAAYIAHKADAKLFIDSTAAPPCITRSLDFGADVVMHSATKYLNGHSDVLAGALITNSKDGLWERIHSARAGFGSTLGAFESWLLLRGLRTLDVRMQRHSENALRVAQAMQANPAISHVLYPGLPDHPGHEIAAKQMRGFGGMMSIRLNGGEEAAARAVTRTKLFTNATSLGGTESLIEHRGPVEGPDSPTPQDLLRLSVGLESADDLIADLEQAIGQ; encoded by the coding sequence ATGACGGACGATAACTATACAAATCCGGCGACCATCGCCGCCGCAATGATCGGCAAATCCGATGCCGGCACAGGCGATGTTGCGCCGCAGATAAAACCGGCAACGACCTACGCCAAGGGATACGGCTATGCGTACTATCGCGATGACGGCCCCGGCATGGTCGATGTCGAGCAGGTGCTGATGCGGCTCGAAGGCGGTCAGGGGGCAATGGTATTTGCATCCGGGATGGCGGCGGCAACGTGTCTTCTGACGGCGCTCGGTCCCGGGGCGCACGTCATCGCGCCGGAGACCATGTACTGGTATCTGCGCAGTTGGATGCTCAAGGAAGCGCCCGCGTTCGGGCTGCGCGTCACGCTGTATCCGAACGGCGATCTGGCAGCGATGCAGGCCGCCATCGAGCCGGGCGCGACGAAAGCCGTGTGGATCGAAACCCCGGCCAATCCGGACTGGTCGATCACCGACATCGCCGCCGCCGCTTACATCGCGCACAAGGCTGATGCCAAACTGTTCATCGATTCCACGGCGGCGCCACCGTGCATCACCCGCTCGCTCGATTTCGGCGCGGATGTCGTCATGCATTCCGCGACCAAGTACCTGAACGGTCATTCCGATGTGCTGGCAGGCGCGCTGATCACGAACAGCAAGGACGGTCTATGGGAGAGGATACACAGCGCGCGTGCCGGCTTCGGCTCGACGCTCGGGGCTTTCGAATCGTGGTTGTTGCTGCGCGGTCTCAGGACGCTCGACGTGCGCATGCAACGGCATTCGGAGAACGCGCTCAGGGTCGCCCAGGCGATGCAGGCCAATCCCGCCATATCGCACGTTTTATATCCGGGATTGCCGGATCATCCGGGGCATGAAATCGCGGCGAAACAGATGCGCGGCTTCGGTGGCATGATGTCGATCCGCCTGAACGGCGGCGAAGAAGCGGCGGCTCGTGCCGTCACGCGCACGAAGCTGTTCACGAACGCAACCTCGCTCGGCGGGACCGAAAGCCTGATCGAACATCGCGGTCCGGTCGAAGGCCCGGACAGTCCGACGCCGCAGGACCTGCTCAGGCTGTCGGTGGGGCTGGAAAGCGCCGACGATCTGATCGCCGACCTGGAACAGGCCATCGGGCAGTAA
- a CDS encoding tetratricopeptide repeat protein has protein sequence MHLPTAPIIALTAVVFAAAPHMAIAAAEDGTVQFMHRGVQIAGKPAPPGKYYDIDIVPPAIGAETVKAALDILYEGSAYNAKAIEKLKTAGNVVIVYDPAFPGRELTKVTIAAFLPDFYQASGKTRDFLTVVGRFGAKWSPRDLAPVLAHELTGHGMQHLRGRLEHVREVDLECEAYLYQEKAYQDLGFDKNEREMIKFRQVLERHWCADFRNWQKKNSRKALASWDKRHPDIPAILDDYLVYIDALRESGVATSAVSKARKQQGIVARQRLARLSESTNPEDQFQLGLIHARGIGVAANPQTALHWFERAAEAGHAQAQFELSRMYWQGDGVPADKAISAQWAKSAAENGVPEAAYLYGAMLVNGDGVARDRRQGRMWIEKAADAGVDKAVDALRKLPAN, from the coding sequence ATGCACTTGCCGACAGCCCCGATTATCGCCCTGACTGCCGTTGTTTTTGCTGCAGCACCGCACATGGCGATAGCGGCTGCGGAAGACGGCACCGTTCAGTTCATGCATCGTGGCGTACAGATAGCCGGCAAACCGGCACCGCCGGGAAAATATTACGATATCGACATCGTGCCGCCGGCAATAGGGGCGGAAACCGTCAAGGCGGCGCTGGATATCCTGTATGAAGGCTCAGCCTACAACGCCAAAGCGATCGAGAAACTCAAGACAGCCGGCAATGTGGTCATCGTCTATGACCCGGCGTTTCCCGGGCGTGAACTGACCAAGGTCACCATCGCCGCGTTTCTGCCGGATTTCTATCAGGCATCGGGCAAAACCAGGGATTTCCTGACCGTCGTCGGCCGCTTCGGCGCAAAGTGGTCACCTCGCGACCTGGCACCGGTTCTGGCGCACGAGCTGACCGGACACGGCATGCAGCATCTGCGCGGGCGGCTGGAGCATGTGCGCGAGGTCGATCTGGAGTGCGAGGCGTATCTGTATCAGGAAAAAGCCTATCAGGACCTGGGCTTCGACAAGAACGAACGCGAAATGATCAAGTTCCGCCAGGTGCTCGAACGTCACTGGTGCGCCGACTTCCGGAACTGGCAGAAGAAGAACAGCCGAAAGGCGCTGGCGTCATGGGACAAACGGCATCCCGATATTCCGGCTATCCTTGACGATTATCTGGTCTATATCGACGCCTTGCGTGAAAGCGGGGTTGCAACCAGCGCCGTCTCCAAGGCGCGCAAGCAGCAGGGCATCGTCGCCCGCCAGCGGCTGGCGCGCCTGTCCGAAAGCACAAATCCCGAAGATCAATTCCAGTTGGGACTGATCCATGCCCGCGGCATCGGTGTCGCGGCCAATCCGCAAACCGCGCTGCACTGGTTCGAACGCGCCGCCGAAGCCGGTCATGCACAGGCCCAGTTCGAGCTGTCGCGGATGTATTGGCAGGGGGACGGTGTACCCGCCGACAAGGCGATTTCGGCGCAATGGGCAAAATCGGCGGCAGAAAACGGTGTCCCGGAAGCCGCTTATCTGTACGGCGCGATGCTGGTCAACGGCGACGGGGTTGCACGCGACCGCCGTCAGGGCCGCATGTGGATTGAAAAAGCCGCCGACGCCGGAGTCGATAAAGCCGTCGATGCCCTCAGGAAACTGCCGGCCAACTGA
- a CDS encoding VOC family protein translates to MMDLPYSFHDRQSPIADEVFFDHVAWMVPDMDAASAVFEKLGFCLTDYSVHGNRDPETGQRIPQGTANRLAMLKTGYIELLCKVDGVDAPVVDDLRARLGRYTGVHLLAFSHADADAAYERIKADGFRLQPMVHLRRDVEAADGSDAEVQFSVIRASFDEIPEGRIQVLTHHTPDLMWQDRYLARDNALKALVDAVVCVQDPAISASRMAKFLGKSVHAVDADEVHVMSERGGLRFVTRRRLGAYVPGFDPPTLPYTAAIGFMSGNMAKTRAFLAEAGVAVTETDTALVVAPEDALGTALMVYQS, encoded by the coding sequence ATGATGGATTTGCCCTATTCCTTTCACGACCGCCAGAGCCCCATAGCGGACGAGGTGTTTTTCGATCATGTGGCATGGATGGTCCCGGATATGGACGCGGCTTCCGCGGTGTTCGAAAAGCTCGGCTTTTGTCTGACCGACTATTCCGTGCACGGCAATCGCGATCCGGAAACGGGCCAGCGGATACCACAAGGGACGGCCAATCGCCTCGCCATGCTGAAAACCGGTTATATCGAGCTGTTGTGCAAGGTCGATGGCGTCGATGCGCCGGTTGTCGACGATCTCAGGGCGCGCCTTGGGCGTTATACCGGTGTGCACCTTTTGGCTTTTTCCCATGCCGACGCGGACGCGGCATATGAACGCATCAAAGCCGACGGTTTCAGACTGCAGCCGATGGTGCACCTCAGGCGCGACGTTGAGGCAGCCGACGGCTCAGACGCCGAAGTGCAGTTCAGCGTGATCCGCGCCAGCTTCGATGAAATTCCCGAAGGCCGCATCCAGGTTTTGACGCACCACACCCCGGACCTCATGTGGCAGGACCGTTATCTCGCACGCGATAATGCCCTTAAGGCGCTGGTCGATGCCGTTGTCTGCGTTCAGGACCCGGCGATATCGGCAAGCCGGATGGCCAAGTTTCTGGGAAAATCCGTCCATGCCGTCGATGCCGATGAAGTACACGTGATGAGCGAGCGTGGCGGGCTCAGGTTCGTGACGCGCCGGCGTCTCGGCGCATATGTGCCGGGATTCGACCCGCCCACCCTGCCCTATACGGCGGCGATCGGTTTCATGAGCGGGAATATGGCGAAGACGCGGGCGTTCTTGGCCGAGGCCGGTGTCGCGGTGACGGAAACCGACACGGCGCTGGTGGTCGCGCCCGAAGACGCGCTGGGCACGGCGTTGATGGTGTATCAATCCTAG
- a CDS encoding phosphodiesterase, translated as MKFIHLTDPHLTASGELFELDVDQRLRDAVASINRRHVDAELLMLTGDITHWGEPGAYKRACDILNDLSMPWYPLIGNHDVAEAFFAGLPNARSADAGRACFRIDTSAGAFIALDTLTDGTHAGLLDERQLGWLDKELSSADGDAFLFMHHPPVKTGINGMDRIPLMNPDDLGAVLEKHPGKVRHLFFGHMHRAFHGSWRGIPFSTVKATSHQVAPIFDADAPLTTSRELPAYAVVLISDDQVAIHDISYLEEETEFSYNRDSGRT; from the coding sequence ATGAAATTTATCCATCTGACCGATCCGCACCTGACCGCAAGCGGCGAATTGTTCGAACTGGACGTCGACCAGCGTTTGCGCGATGCCGTCGCTTCCATCAACCGCCGCCATGTCGACGCCGAATTGCTGATGCTCACCGGGGACATCACGCACTGGGGCGAGCCTGGAGCCTACAAGCGGGCATGCGATATCCTCAATGACCTGTCCATGCCATGGTATCCGCTGATCGGCAATCATGATGTTGCCGAGGCGTTTTTCGCTGGCCTGCCGAACGCCAGAAGTGCCGATGCCGGCCGGGCGTGTTTCAGGATTGATACCAGTGCCGGCGCGTTTATCGCGCTGGATACCCTGACGGACGGGACGCATGCGGGCCTTTTGGATGAACGCCAACTCGGCTGGCTGGATAAAGAATTATCGTCTGCCGACGGCGATGCATTCTTGTTCATGCATCATCCGCCGGTCAAAACCGGGATCAACGGCATGGACCGTATTCCGCTGATGAACCCGGACGATCTTGGCGCCGTTCTGGAAAAGCACCCCGGCAAGGTGCGGCATCTGTTCTTCGGTCACATGCACCGGGCCTTTCACGGCAGTTGGCGCGGCATTCCGTTTTCAACCGTCAAGGCGACTTCGCATCAGGTCGCGCCGATCTTCGATGCCGATGCGCCGCTGACGACCAGCCGGGAACTGCCGGCCTATGCGGTGGTCCTGATTTCCGACGATCAGGTTGCCATACACGATATCTCGTATCTGGAAGAAGAAACCGAGTTCTCGTACAACCGCGACAGCGGGCGCACCTGA
- a CDS encoding DUF2062 domain-containing protein, giving the protein MASVWPEMGWRRATRYLMYRIGRLPGSGYAIAGGFAWGAAMSFTPFIGLHIVMSAFGAWLSRCSIVAAVLGTIIGNPWTFPFIWIWLYKSGVAMGFGQRGVNAEAMDFSALFGSITEATLRGEWSFIAEHAMPVLTPMLASAIPTSVIVWVIFFLLLKPVIERYKSAALKRRAARAAELIDGLAGEQGEVA; this is encoded by the coding sequence ATGGCCAGCGTCTGGCCGGAAATGGGCTGGCGGCGCGCGACGCGGTATCTGATGTACCGTATCGGACGTTTGCCGGGCTCGGGGTATGCAATCGCCGGGGGATTTGCCTGGGGCGCGGCAATGTCGTTCACGCCGTTCATCGGTCTGCACATCGTCATGTCCGCATTCGGCGCATGGCTGTCCAGGTGCAGTATCGTCGCCGCCGTACTGGGAACCATCATCGGCAATCCGTGGACGTTCCCGTTCATCTGGATCTGGCTCTATAAATCCGGTGTCGCCATGGGCTTCGGACAGCGCGGCGTCAACGCCGAAGCCATGGATTTTTCCGCCCTGTTCGGATCGATCACCGAAGCCACGCTCAGGGGCGAGTGGTCCTTCATCGCCGAGCATGCCATGCCGGTCCTGACACCGATGCTGGCGTCAGCAATCCCGACGTCCGTAATTGTATGGGTAATATTCTTCCTGTTGCTGAAACCGGTTATCGAGCGTTACAAAAGTGCAGCACTGAAAAGACGTGCAGCACGCGCCGCCGAACTTATCGACGGCCTGGCGGGAGAACAGGGAGAGGTAGCATGA